In Mangrovivirga cuniculi, the following proteins share a genomic window:
- a CDS encoding ComEC/Rec2 family competence protein produces MNINLRFQPFFKYFLTLITGIILERSGIYSVGVEDFLYLVLLVFLIGFVPKFSFTTGVKIRLISLAGLGIIFLTGMFVSSETRTQLRKIEGDGHVVKIESITKENTAKIEASALVMSDPASSRIKLNIEKQAASNRFYSGDLLKVKGRVFMPDKMMIPGVFDYQQYLLNEGFTGLLYLKSHEVELIERREGLIYSIKNRIYSLRYDIRQAIQNELGLQREDSRAIINALSLGDRSELDDRLEKQYATLGLLHVLAVSGMHVGLVFMLLIWLYKLIASFKDKIPFFRLTLIIIGIFVLWSYALLSGSAPSVCRAAFMFTLIWVGKCLDKNYSVINSIFASAFFLCLFDPANLFRLSFQLSYAAVLGIVLLYPRLNSLYGSQFNWLNNIFKLINVSLAAQIATFPLMLYHFGYWSPLSLLINIPMAILIPLYLYGGWIMVILWKLNVKIDVLSGIVDWLISYQHRVMDSLSDLDWILYFPKPSVYEFGIFSIGILLLVNCIAEKSKKITTAISILLLTGLVFSRIIFGLQNNTNPLQLVRLQDEVLLINCKNGIADRLDSGKESLTGFKKGILDGLHRYNNGEGEIKIRDSKEDANKNLILNVNEEGTMKSYLILFNDQNDDFLKERFINSIDAIILIGNQSLISEKEITGKEKRIKRLTLSEYHSLTLSK; encoded by the coding sequence GTGAATATAAATTTGCGCTTTCAACCTTTCTTTAAATACTTTTTAACATTAATAACCGGTATTATACTGGAAAGATCCGGGATCTACTCTGTCGGTGTTGAGGATTTTCTTTACCTGGTTTTACTGGTATTTCTAATTGGTTTTGTACCTAAATTCAGTTTTACTACAGGGGTTAAAATCCGGTTAATCTCTTTGGCTGGGTTAGGAATTATTTTTTTAACGGGCATGTTTGTTTCCTCAGAAACCCGAACTCAGTTACGCAAAATTGAGGGTGACGGACATGTCGTCAAAATTGAATCCATCACTAAAGAAAATACAGCGAAAATTGAGGCTTCTGCATTGGTAATGAGCGATCCTGCTTCGTCCAGGATAAAATTAAACATCGAAAAACAAGCGGCGTCTAACCGATTTTATTCCGGTGACCTACTCAAAGTTAAAGGACGGGTTTTTATGCCTGACAAAATGATGATTCCCGGAGTATTTGACTATCAGCAATATTTATTAAATGAAGGTTTTACGGGCCTATTATATCTTAAAAGTCATGAGGTAGAATTGATTGAAAGGAGAGAAGGATTAATCTATTCTATCAAAAATAGAATTTACAGTTTAAGATATGATATCAGGCAGGCTATTCAGAACGAATTAGGTTTACAAAGAGAAGATTCCAGGGCCATAATCAATGCACTGTCACTTGGTGACCGGTCTGAACTTGATGATAGACTGGAAAAGCAATACGCTACATTAGGCTTACTTCATGTTTTGGCTGTTTCCGGAATGCATGTTGGCTTAGTTTTTATGTTGTTGATTTGGCTTTATAAATTAATAGCTTCTTTTAAAGATAAGATTCCATTTTTTCGACTGACTTTAATTATTATCGGAATATTTGTTTTATGGAGTTATGCTTTACTAAGTGGATCTGCTCCTTCGGTTTGTCGTGCAGCATTTATGTTTACTCTAATATGGGTAGGAAAATGCCTCGATAAGAACTATTCTGTAATAAACAGTATTTTCGCATCGGCTTTTTTCTTATGCCTTTTCGATCCGGCGAATCTCTTTAGACTTTCTTTTCAATTATCCTATGCTGCTGTTCTGGGTATTGTATTATTGTACCCCCGATTAAACAGCCTTTATGGAAGCCAGTTTAACTGGTTGAATAATATTTTTAAATTGATAAATGTTAGTTTGGCTGCCCAGATCGCAACCTTCCCATTGATGCTTTATCATTTTGGCTACTGGTCTCCATTGTCATTACTCATTAATATTCCTATGGCCATTTTGATACCTTTATATTTATATGGAGGCTGGATAATGGTTATTCTATGGAAATTAAATGTCAAAATTGATGTACTCTCAGGTATTGTCGATTGGCTGATTAGTTACCAGCACCGGGTGATGGATTCTTTATCAGATTTAGATTGGATTCTTTATTTTCCAAAACCTTCTGTTTACGAATTTGGGATATTTTCAATTGGGATTCTGTTGTTAGTAAATTGTATAGCCGAAAAATCAAAGAAGATCACAACTGCGATTTCTATTCTTCTTTTAACAGGCTTAGTTTTTTCGAGAATAATTTTCGGGCTTCAGAATAATACCAACCCTTTGCAACTTGTCAGACTTCAGGATGAAGTTTTGTTGATTAATTGCAAGAATGGAATCGCAGACCGATTGGATTCCGGAAAAGAAAGTCTTACTGGATTTAAAAAGGGCATCCTTGATGGATTACATAGATATAATAATGGGGAAGGCGAGATAAAAATCAGAGATAGTAAGGAGGATGCGAATAAGAATTTGATACTGAATGTTAATGAAGAGGGAACCATGAAATCATATTTGATATTATTTAATGATCAAAATGATGATTTTTTGAAAGAAAGGTTTATTAATTCTATCGATGCAATTATATTAATCGGTAACCAAAGTTTAATTTCGGAAAAGGAAATCACTGGTAAGGAAAAAAGAATAAAGCGATTAACTTTGAGTGAATATCACTCATTAACCCTATCTAAATGA
- a CDS encoding GNAT family N-acetyltransferase, translating into MIEVKRVSEDRHLDQVFAIRRKVFVEEQNVEPDDEFDEFEDSSRHFLAFYDGKPCGTARWRFTSNGIKLERFAVLEEYRGHKVGHHLVEEVLQDIMKTPEAEGKQLYLHAQLPAVSLYSRFGFAKEGDQFEECDIMHYKMTKPSF; encoded by the coding sequence ATGATCGAAGTAAAACGCGTTTCAGAAGATCGTCATTTAGACCAGGTATTTGCAATCAGAAGAAAAGTTTTTGTTGAGGAACAAAACGTTGAGCCTGATGATGAGTTTGATGAATTTGAAGATTCAAGCAGGCATTTTCTGGCATTTTATGATGGTAAACCTTGTGGCACTGCCAGGTGGAGGTTCACTTCAAATGGTATCAAACTGGAGCGTTTTGCTGTACTTGAAGAATATCGTGGTCATAAAGTAGGGCATCATCTTGTTGAAGAAGTACTTCAGGATATTATGAAAACACCAGAGGCAGAAGGGAAGCAACTTTACCTTCATGCCCAATTACCCGCAGTTTCACTTTATAGTAGATTTGGGTTTGCTAAAGAAGGCGACCAATTCGAAGAATGCGATATCATGCACTATAAAATGACTAAACCATCTTTTTAA
- a CDS encoding PhoH family protein: MVEKTITLENVSLIDFLGVDNSNINEVAAAFPKSKIISRGNEIKIKGHTSEILRINDILNALVAHYHKYGKVTSDNVRVYIQKEEENVAAAATDGVVIYGTKGFKVTPKTKNQKVLVDKIVDNDMIFAIGPAGTGKTYISVALAVRALKNKEVKKIIITRPAVEAGENLGFLPGDLKEKIDPYLRPIYDALDDMLPSEKLTYYLENRVIEIAPLAYMRGRTLNNAFILLDEAQNTTTMQMKMFLTRMGPNSKLIINGDRSQVDLPKNQRSGLLEAMSILKNVKGIEFVYFDGGDVIRHKLVRSIIDAYDKAFEKKKSETEKKTEK, from the coding sequence TTGGTAGAAAAAACTATTACGCTTGAAAATGTCTCCCTTATTGACTTTCTGGGAGTCGATAATTCAAATATAAATGAAGTCGCAGCAGCTTTTCCGAAAAGCAAGATAATATCTCGCGGTAATGAAATAAAGATCAAAGGACATACTTCAGAAATATTAAGGATAAATGATATCCTTAATGCGCTGGTGGCCCACTATCATAAATATGGTAAGGTAACGTCTGACAATGTTCGCGTGTACATTCAGAAGGAAGAAGAAAATGTCGCTGCAGCAGCAACTGACGGAGTTGTAATATATGGTACCAAAGGATTTAAAGTCACGCCTAAAACCAAAAATCAGAAGGTTTTAGTAGATAAGATCGTGGATAATGATATGATCTTTGCCATTGGTCCGGCGGGTACAGGTAAAACCTATATCTCTGTTGCTCTTGCTGTCAGAGCATTAAAAAATAAAGAAGTAAAAAAAATAATTATAACCCGACCTGCTGTAGAGGCCGGAGAAAATCTTGGGTTTTTACCGGGTGACCTAAAGGAAAAAATAGATCCTTATTTAAGACCTATTTATGATGCCCTTGATGACATGCTTCCTTCAGAAAAGCTGACATATTACCTGGAGAATCGGGTAATAGAAATTGCACCACTGGCATATATGAGGGGTCGGACACTAAATAATGCTTTTATTCTGCTTGATGAGGCACAAAACACCACTACCATGCAGATGAAAATGTTTCTGACCAGGATGGGGCCTAATTCCAAGCTTATCATTAATGGGGACCGTTCTCAGGTAGACCTTCCTAAAAATCAGCGATCAGGCTTGCTGGAGGCTATGTCAATTCTCAAGAATGTAAAAGGTATCGAATTTGTTTACTTTGATGGAGGTGATGTGATCAGGCATAAACTTGTTAGAAGTATTATTGATGCCTACGATAAAGCTTTCGAAAAGAAAAAATCGGAAACAGAAAAGAAAACTGAAAAATGA
- a CDS encoding SAM hydrolase/SAM-dependent halogenase family protein, producing MAIVTFLSDFGNTDHYVAAVKAKMLRVNPGLQIIDISHSVRKHNLIHCSYLLKNVFREFPAGSVHLVCVAGGQEGDGEFIAVKLEEHYFVGRDNGLFSLLSDHASMGVVELANKADQTFPEKVALAEAAARLASGETIHNLGPRKPEMRKLLNRTSRATKKQIQGHVIHVDHFGNLVTNILKQDFDILTKERGFTIIFGREKHNKIFKNYNEVEPGECFTLFNSDGVMEIGISQGNASELLGLDFDSPVNIIFDESTP from the coding sequence ATGGCAATAGTCACTTTTCTGTCAGATTTCGGTAACACTGATCATTACGTTGCAGCCGTAAAGGCTAAAATGCTTCGTGTAAATCCGGGTTTACAGATCATTGACATCTCTCATTCTGTGAGAAAACATAACCTTATTCATTGTTCATACCTACTGAAAAATGTTTTTAGAGAATTTCCTGCTGGTAGTGTTCACCTGGTCTGTGTTGCCGGAGGTCAGGAAGGCGATGGTGAATTTATTGCAGTCAAGCTGGAAGAACATTATTTTGTCGGTAGGGATAATGGATTATTTAGTTTGCTCTCTGACCATGCTTCGATGGGTGTGGTAGAATTAGCAAATAAAGCAGATCAGACTTTCCCTGAAAAGGTTGCTTTGGCCGAAGCTGCTGCCAGATTAGCCAGTGGAGAAACAATACATAATTTGGGACCACGTAAGCCAGAGATGAGAAAACTACTTAACAGGACATCCCGCGCTACAAAAAAGCAAATTCAGGGACATGTCATACATGTGGACCATTTTGGTAACCTTGTGACAAATATCCTCAAACAGGACTTTGATATCCTTACTAAGGAAAGGGGTTTCACAATTATTTTTGGCAGGGAAAAACACAATAAAATTTTTAAAAATTACAATGAAGTTGAGCCCGGAGAATGCTTTACCTTGTTTAACAGCGATGGTGTAATGGAGATTGGCATCTCTCAGGGAAATGCTTCCGAACTTCTGGGCCTTGATTTTGATAGTCCGGTGAACATCATTTTCGATGAATCCACCCCTTAG
- a CDS encoding putative quinol monooxygenase has product MLIRIVRMSFEPSKTEEFVEIFKTSQNKIKAFEGCQHVELMQDLEHPNVFSTYSIWESDLHLQKYRHSELFKSTWAKTKILFNGKPEAHSYKKKIE; this is encoded by the coding sequence ATGCTAATAAGAATAGTCCGTATGAGCTTTGAACCTTCAAAGACGGAAGAGTTTGTTGAAATATTTAAGACCAGTCAGAATAAAATAAAGGCTTTCGAAGGATGTCAGCATGTTGAATTAATGCAGGACCTTGAACATCCGAATGTTTTTTCAACGTATAGTATCTGGGAAAGTGATCTGCATTTACAAAAGTATCGACATTCAGAACTTTTCAAATCAACATGGGCTAAAACAAAAATATTGTTTAACGGCAAACCTGAAGCTCACAGTTATAAAAAGAAAATAGAGTAA
- a CDS encoding adenosylcobalamin-dependent ribonucleoside-diphosphate reductase, with translation MKSTTSIENESLKSYPEPEVSEASKKYFNGDTLAAEVWKNKYALKNGEGEYFERTPDNMHKRIAREFSRIENKYPTPLKEKEIYALLKNFNYIIPQGSPMAGIGNDFQISSLSNCFVIGVENDADSYGAIMSLDEELVQLMKRRGGVGLDLSSVRPKGSKVHNSALTATGIVPFMHRFSNSTREVAQGGRRGALMLTLSSKHPDALDFTKAKRDTTSVTGANISLKVDDEFIKAVKDHTQYIQQFPLNSEDPKLTKKIKAEDLWDEIIEGAWKSAEPGVIFWDTVQRESLPDRYHKHGFTTTSTNPCGEIPLCPYDSCRLLAINLYSYVKEPFTEKAAFDFDLFKDHVHKALRLMDDLVDLELEKVDNILKKIESDPEPDQYKNREKKLWTKIRNKTAKGRRTGLGVTGLGDMLAGLGIQYGSEASIILAEKVQKTLALSAYSSSVKLAEERGAFPVYDENLEKDHPFLNRIKDEAPEVIEGMKKFGRRNIAMLTIAPTGSTSLLTQTTSGIEPVFRIYYTRRKKVNDSSEVTGKQYFTDENGDKYEEFAIIHHKFRNWLSSKGFTDEEITQLKPKDLDKLIKDSPYRQSSSEHIDWKSKVKLQGKLQKWVDHSISVTVNLPEKTSREVISGLYMDAWEAGCKGITVYREGSRSGILVSDESKKSTDFQETIAPKRPEILDASVIQFLNNDEKWVAVVGLLNNKPYEIFTGRADDSFSILSKVKKGRVIKTKGKNGKNRYDFQYLDADGYKVTIEGLSRTFNEEYWNYAKLISGVLRHGMPLKYAVEMIDDLYLDAPTLNTWKNGVKRALLQFIPDGTIPTDNLCPNCKSPAMSYQESCLLCNNCGYSKCG, from the coding sequence ATGAAATCTACCACTTCTATAGAAAACGAATCACTAAAATCATATCCTGAACCTGAAGTATCTGAAGCAAGTAAAAAGTATTTCAATGGAGATACTCTGGCTGCGGAAGTATGGAAAAATAAATATGCCCTAAAAAATGGTGAGGGTGAATATTTTGAAAGAACTCCGGATAATATGCATAAAAGGATTGCCAGGGAGTTCTCAAGAATTGAAAATAAATATCCGACACCATTAAAAGAAAAAGAGATTTATGCCTTGTTAAAAAATTTCAATTACATCATCCCACAGGGTAGTCCGATGGCCGGTATCGGGAATGACTTCCAGATCTCATCGCTATCGAATTGCTTTGTAATTGGTGTAGAAAACGATGCTGATTCATATGGAGCAATAATGAGTCTGGATGAAGAATTGGTGCAATTGATGAAAAGAAGAGGTGGTGTAGGATTAGATCTATCTTCCGTAAGACCAAAAGGCAGTAAAGTCCACAATTCGGCTTTAACTGCAACGGGAATCGTACCTTTTATGCATCGATTTTCTAATTCAACAAGAGAAGTAGCCCAGGGAGGCCGTCGGGGTGCATTGATGCTAACTCTTTCTTCAAAACATCCAGATGCGCTTGATTTTACAAAAGCCAAAAGGGATACTACTTCTGTAACAGGAGCAAACATTTCCTTAAAAGTAGATGACGAGTTTATTAAAGCAGTAAAAGACCACACTCAATATATTCAGCAATTTCCTTTAAATTCTGAAGACCCTAAACTGACAAAGAAAATTAAAGCTGAAGACCTCTGGGACGAGATAATAGAAGGTGCCTGGAAGTCTGCCGAGCCCGGAGTAATATTCTGGGATACGGTACAACGCGAATCACTTCCTGACAGGTATCACAAACATGGTTTCACCACTACATCAACTAATCCATGTGGTGAAATACCGTTATGCCCGTATGACAGCTGCCGGTTACTCGCTATAAACCTTTATAGTTATGTAAAAGAGCCTTTTACTGAAAAGGCAGCTTTTGATTTTGATCTCTTCAAAGATCATGTTCACAAGGCATTAAGATTAATGGATGACCTTGTAGACCTTGAATTAGAAAAAGTCGATAACATCCTGAAAAAAATAGAGTCAGACCCGGAACCTGATCAATACAAAAACAGGGAAAAGAAATTATGGACTAAAATCAGGAACAAAACAGCGAAAGGCAGACGTACCGGACTGGGAGTAACAGGCCTTGGTGATATGCTTGCCGGATTGGGTATTCAATACGGATCAGAAGCTTCCATCATCCTGGCGGAAAAAGTTCAAAAAACTCTGGCTCTTTCTGCATATTCCAGTTCCGTGAAACTCGCTGAAGAAAGAGGAGCCTTCCCGGTCTATGATGAAAATTTAGAGAAGGATCATCCGTTTTTAAACAGGATAAAAGATGAAGCCCCCGAGGTTATAGAAGGAATGAAGAAATTTGGCCGAAGGAATATCGCCATGCTTACCATTGCACCTACCGGATCGACCAGTCTTTTAACACAGACTACCTCAGGTATAGAACCGGTGTTTCGAATTTACTATACCAGGAGAAAAAAGGTCAATGATTCATCAGAAGTCACAGGAAAGCAATACTTCACCGATGAAAATGGAGATAAGTACGAAGAATTTGCAATCATTCATCACAAATTCAGAAACTGGTTAAGCTCCAAAGGCTTTACAGACGAAGAAATCACTCAATTAAAACCAAAAGATCTCGATAAGCTTATTAAAGATTCTCCCTACAGGCAGTCGAGCAGTGAACACATCGACTGGAAATCGAAGGTTAAGCTACAGGGTAAATTACAGAAATGGGTTGATCATTCGATTAGCGTGACTGTAAACCTACCGGAAAAAACCAGTCGTGAAGTGATATCCGGTTTGTACATGGATGCCTGGGAAGCTGGATGTAAAGGAATTACAGTTTACCGGGAAGGCAGCAGATCTGGAATCCTGGTTAGCGATGAAAGTAAAAAATCAACAGACTTCCAGGAGACGATAGCTCCAAAAAGACCTGAAATTCTTGATGCTTCTGTCATTCAGTTTCTGAATAATGACGAAAAATGGGTGGCAGTTGTCGGTTTATTAAACAATAAGCCTTACGAGATATTCACAGGTAGAGCTGATGACTCTTTTTCAATTTTATCTAAAGTCAAAAAGGGCAGAGTAATAAAAACCAAAGGAAAAAACGGCAAAAACAGGTATGACTTCCAGTATTTGGATGCCGACGGGTATAAGGTAACGATCGAAGGTTTATCCAGGACATTTAATGAAGAGTACTGGAACTATGCAAAATTAATCAGTGGTGTTTTACGCCATGGTATGCCACTAAAATATGCTGTAGAGATGATTGATGACCTCTACCTTGATGCCCCTACACTAAACACATGGAAAAACGGGGTTAAACGTGCTCTGCTACAATTCATTCCTGATGGTACCATACCAACTGATAATTTATGTCCGAATTGTAAATCACCTGCGATGAGCTATCAGGAATCATGCTTATTATGTAACAATTGCGGTTATAGTAAATGCGGTTAA
- a CDS encoding Crp/Fnr family transcriptional regulator — MIINPVILEKYGAKPILFKKGEILFRERSEATHFYQVASGIVKMNNFNEEGTEFIQGMFHEGESFGEPPLFGDFKYPSNAEAVTESVLWKIPKENFLNLLKENFDLHLKFCSLLSQRLQFKAMIAKEISTNTPEHRILTLIEYFQKKSSKNANCPFFEVPFTRQQIADMTGLRVETVIRTIKALTKENKLQIINRKVFYPAEKELA, encoded by the coding sequence ATGATCATTAATCCAGTAATATTAGAAAAATACGGTGCCAAACCGATTTTATTCAAAAAAGGTGAAATTCTTTTCAGAGAAAGATCCGAAGCAACGCATTTTTACCAGGTTGCCAGTGGAATAGTCAAAATGAATAATTTCAATGAAGAAGGGACTGAATTTATCCAGGGAATGTTTCATGAAGGAGAAAGCTTTGGTGAACCGCCTCTTTTTGGTGATTTTAAATATCCTTCTAATGCAGAAGCGGTAACAGAATCCGTTCTTTGGAAAATCCCCAAAGAAAATTTCCTCAACCTCCTCAAAGAAAACTTTGACCTGCATTTAAAATTCTGTTCGTTATTAAGTCAGCGTCTTCAGTTTAAGGCTATGATTGCCAAGGAGATTTCAACAAACACTCCTGAACACCGAATCCTGACACTCATTGAATATTTTCAAAAAAAGTCATCAAAGAATGCAAACTGTCCATTTTTTGAAGTTCCTTTTACCCGTCAGCAAATTGCAGATATGACCGGATTAAGAGTTGAAACGGTAATCAGAACGATCAAAGCCCTGACCAAGGAGAATAAGCTACAAATCATCAACAGAAAAGTTTTTTACCCAGCTGAAAAAGAACTGGCCTGA
- a CDS encoding ABC transporter permease, producing MKRILKYSFFDMIRSRWSIFYFLFFLITSSSLLYMSNDSSRALASLMNIVIILCPLIGTLFGVMYYYNSKDFIELLLAQPIKRRDIFLGEYFGLAFSIVISFIAGITIPFIFYGFGGADTILNFLTILIAGSILTMAFLAISFLVAMKNSNKIKGFGLAIIIWLFMAIIYDGLFLMSLFIFEEYPLETFSLAMTVINPIDLCRTLVMLQLDISALLGYTGAVFNKFFGTSLGIIISLFFSLLWVAGPVWTISWQCKAKDF from the coding sequence TTTCTGTTTTTTCTGATTACATCTTCTTCTTTACTATACATGAGTAATGATTCTTCAAGAGCTCTTGCCAGCCTGATGAATATTGTAATTATCCTTTGTCCGCTTATCGGAACGCTCTTTGGAGTGATGTATTATTATAATTCAAAAGACTTTATCGAACTATTACTGGCTCAGCCTATAAAAAGACGGGATATTTTTCTCGGTGAGTATTTTGGGTTAGCATTTTCCATTGTCATCAGTTTTATCGCTGGAATCACCATCCCGTTTATTTTCTATGGATTTGGTGGAGCCGATACCATACTTAATTTTCTGACTATTCTAATCGCAGGATCAATTTTAACTATGGCCTTCCTGGCAATTTCGTTTTTGGTGGCAATGAAAAATTCAAACAAGATAAAAGGATTTGGACTGGCCATTATCATCTGGTTGTTTATGGCCATTATTTATGATGGATTGTTTCTCATGTCATTATTTATATTTGAAGAATACCCTTTAGAAACTTTTTCACTGGCAATGACCGTGATTAACCCAATCGACCTGTGTCGCACATTAGTGATGTTACAGCTTGATATATCTGCTTTGCTGGGATATACAGGCGCAGTATTTAATAAGTTCTTTGGGACTTCCCTGGGGATAATCATTTCATTGTTTTTTTCCTTGCTTTGGGTTGCCGGTCCGGTATGGACAATTTCCTGGCAATGTAAAGCAAAGGATTTTTAA